A window of Pseudodesulfovibrio hydrargyri contains these coding sequences:
- a CDS encoding protoheme IX farnesyltransferase: protein MIPERLASVSSLIRPRVSLAVAAGSLFGALYHGHLYGGPGHAFTAAAGAFLLCGGCSALNQVQERGRDARMERTRNRPLASGRMPPALGLSWAGLFGLAGLILFFLSGGWPTLLAGLGVVAVYNGLYTPLKRVTPMALLAGGVAGAAPPVTGWLAAGGPLSDPHILGVAVIFYLWQVPHFWLLAEKHREDYGRAGFAVLDTGLPPAFRARLMGVWVAAYFVGLGCFAGLAGPASLRCIVLPGLLLAGGGAAWLAAADRYKPALAAMHLSLPLGLAPLLFATV, encoded by the coding sequence GCTCTATCACGGCCATCTGTACGGCGGCCCGGGCCACGCCTTCACGGCGGCGGCAGGGGCCTTTCTGCTCTGCGGCGGATGCTCGGCCCTGAACCAGGTCCAGGAGCGCGGGCGCGACGCGCGCATGGAGCGCACCCGCAACCGGCCCCTGGCCTCGGGGCGGATGCCCCCCGCCCTCGGGCTTTCGTGGGCCGGGCTGTTCGGCCTGGCCGGTCTGATACTGTTTTTCCTGTCCGGAGGATGGCCGACGCTGCTCGCCGGGCTCGGCGTGGTGGCCGTGTACAACGGCCTGTACACCCCGCTGAAACGGGTCACGCCCATGGCCCTGCTGGCCGGGGGCGTGGCCGGGGCCGCGCCGCCCGTGACCGGCTGGCTGGCCGCCGGAGGGCCTCTTTCCGATCCGCACATCCTCGGGGTGGCCGTGATCTTCTACCTCTGGCAGGTGCCCCATTTCTGGCTGCTGGCCGAAAAGCACCGCGAGGATTACGGGCGCGCCGGGTTCGCCGTGCTCGACACCGGCCTGCCCCCGGCCTTCCGCGCCCGGCTCATGGGTGTCTGGGTGGCCGCCTATTTCGTGGGGCTGGGCTGCTTCGCGGGCCTGGCCGGACCGGCTTCCCTGCGCTGCATCGTCCTGCCCGGACTGCTTCTGGCCGGAGGGGGGGCCGCCTGGCTGGCCGCCGCCGACCGGTACAAGCCCGCCCTGGCGGCCATGCACCTGTCCCTGCCCCTGGGGCTTGCCCCGCTCCTGTTCGCCACCGTATAA